CCGCCCTTGTTCTTCAAGCCGGGACCATCGATACGGTAACGCCGACACGGAAACTCGTTATGCGTCTCGTCTTTTTCGTAGGTGACCGTAGCGAGTCCGCGGTATTCGAGCGCAGCTCCGGTCATCGCGAATGTCGGATTCACGAGCCCCACACGAAACGGCGCTTTCGGATCGCGCAGTAGGCGAAACGCCACGTTGAGGCTCGCCAAATCGAATTGATAGAAATGAAACGGCAAATCATCGATCGCCACCGTATGCCGAGTCTTGTCGGAAAACTCGATCGACATCACCCGCGTCAGAGCCGAATATTCGGCAACCGCATTGAGCTGTTCCCCGCCAAACCGCACTTTCCTCCATGACTCGAGCCTGACTGCCGAAAGCCGATCCCAATCCATCGTCGCCTTGACGTGAAACGTCGTCTGCGGCGTCGGCTCACGCCACCGATACGCCTCGAGCGTCGTTTGGTCGGACATGTAGAGCGATATGCGCTCGGGCGTCGAGCCGTCGATGTTCGACTTGACGTAGTGATAGACGATACCCACGGGCACGCGTGATGCTTCGAATTGAAACGCTTCCACACCCGCGACTGCCGGTGAAAACAGCGAAGGGAATAGCGAAGCACACCCGCAAAAGGCGAGTGAACTTACCAATAACCCCACCATGGCGCCACGCATCCGGGCACTCTAGCAGCAGTTCACCGAATCGAAAAGTTCTTGGTACTACGTAATCAGCGCGATACGACGTGGGCGTCCGCGATCGAAAGCGCAGCATCGAGCGCTGCGATTCCCTCGTCGAGCTGCTCTTCGGTCACGATGAGCGGCGGCGCAATGACCAGATGACTGACCCATGCCAACACGGTCACGCCGCGTTTGGTCATCTCCGCCGCGACTTGATCGATCACGAGCGGCTTGCGTGCTGCCTTGTCCTGCGGCGTGGCCAATGGCTCCTTCGTCGTGCGATCTTTGACCAATTCCACCGCCCAAAAAAGCCCGAGCCCCCGGACATCGCCAATGGACGGGTGTTTTTCCGCCAATGCACGCAATTTTTTGCCCAAAAGCTCGCCCATTTCGGCCGAACGTTCGATGAGGCCCAGCCTTCGGTACTCGTCAATCGCTGCAATGGCAGGCGCGAGCGTCAATGGATGCGCTTCGTACGTGTGCCCGTGCGCGAAAAAATTGTCCTCGAAATGATCCGCTACCGCGCGGTTCGTCGCGACGACGCCGAGTGGCACTGCCGCATTCGTCACGCCTTTCGCCGTCGTGAGGATGTCCGGCGTGATTCCCCAATTTTCCACGGCAAACCACTTTCCCGTGCGTCCCCAGCCAGTCATGACCTCGTCCGCAATCACGAGAACGCCGCGCTTTTTCGCGTGCTCCACGAGGCGCGGTAGATATTCGGGCGGCGGCACGAGCACGCCGTTGGTCCCGACAACCGGCTCGAAAATGATTGCGGCCACGTTTTCGTCGTGATCGATCATGTACGCGAGGTAATCGGCACACGCGACATTGCAGTCGGGATAGGTGCGACCAAGCGGGCAGCGATAACAATTCGCTTCGGGGCCAAAAATGACGCCCTGAATTTTGCCCGTCGGTTCGGCAAACCAGCGACGCATGTCGCCCGTCGCGGCAATCGAACCCGCCGTCGAGCCGTGATACGACGTGTAACGCGCAATGATTTTGTATTTGCCCGTCACTGCACGCGCCATCTTGATGGCCGCCTCGTTGGCCTCCGTGCCGGACGTGGCAAAGAAAAACTTATCGAGGCCCTTCGGCATGACTTCGAGCAGCTTCGCTGCCGCCTGCGCGCGCACGTCACACGTGTGCGCAGGCCCGATGAACGCAAGCTCCTTCGCTTGCGCGCAAATGGCATCGATGACCGCTTGGTTCTGATGGCCCAAGTTCGAGCACACGAGCTGCGATGAAAAATCGAGGTATCGTTTGCCCGCAGCATCCCAGAAGTAACACCCTTCGGCACGCTTGACGTGCAAAGGCTTCCATCCGCGCTGAGCGCGCCACGTGCCGTACGTATGCCTCGCGGTAAACTCGGAAATGTCGTCGATCATCTTGGCAGTCCTAGCATCACGGGTACGAGAACGCTTTCAGCTCACGGAATCTTCAGCACGTAGAACGTCTGCACCACACCCGACGGACGGGAAGGCTTGCCGAAGAGGCCCATGAGCTTGCTGTCGGAAGGAAGGTAAATGGCTTTGATTTCGGACACATCGAGGCGTCCGCCGGCGACTTGAAACACGACCGGCGGTTTGCCTTCGCGTAGCCCCTCGAGACGCCCGTTCCTGAACTTGAGCTTCATGCCGAGCGTGCTCACTTCGAGCTCGTCTCGACCATCCGGCCACCCGATACCGCGCACGTTCACGTAGCCGCCTTCTTCGAGCTTCTGCACGATTTTCGGCAGCAGCTCGTCGAGCTTCTCGTTCATGTGCTCTTCACACTCGCCGGGTTGACAGATCCGGATCGGATCGCGGTTTGCACCGTCGTCACCGTAGAAAAACACGTCGATGCCGAAGTTTGTCTCGGTACGCTTTTCGTTTGGTACAGCAAACATTTTCTTCGCGGCCGAAAATCCGATGCGGCGCCCGCTGGTCTTCACGATGTCCCGCGCAAGCGTCTCGGCTTCGCTCGCCGTCTTCGCCGGTTCCTTGGGCTTTGCATCGGCGACTGGCTGCGCGTTGCCATCGGTCGTCTCCGTCGTGTCGCCGCCGCTTTCCGCCTTCGCTTCCGCGTCCGCGGGTGCGTCGCTCTTCGCCGCAGCGTCGTCCTTCTTCACGTCGTCTGGCGTTGCAGGATCCGTTGAAGAGCCACCGCAACCCGCAAGCAAAGCGAACGTCACGAAGACGGAAGCGACTGAGCGAACCATGGGAGAACCTCCACCGACAACAGGTGTTCGGACACGCGACGATAAGCCAAATGCGCGCGGCACGCCAAGTAAAACGGGCGTCCTTCGACGGCCGAATGCGGCGCATCGTGACGATCCCTCTTATCATCGCGACGTGCACGGGTACAATCGGACATCATGCCCAACCACGTGCCTACCTTCGCCTCGCGCCGACGTTCGTTCGGCGTTGTCCATGCTTTTTCCTTGCTGCTCGTCGCCGTCGCATCGGCGATCGGATGCGCGGACGAGGCTCCCGGTCCGGGCCCCATCCCGCTGCAAGAGCTTCGCGACGAACTGTCCACGGCGACATGCAACCAGTACGTACGTTGCGGGCTGATGCCGGATCAGGCCACGTGTGAAGCCGCTCAAGGCGACAGTCGCCTCACGCTTCAACTCTTGACCGACGCTGCTCTCGGCCGCGTCACGTACGACGAAGCTGGGGCACGCACGTGCGTCGAAGCGATCCGTGCTCGCAGTTGCGACAACCTGACCGCGACGCAAAAAGCGCTCGCTGACGCGTGTTCCAAGATGTTCGTCGGGACAATCCCCGAAGGTTCGTCGTGTTTGTTCAGCACCGAATGCGCGGGAGGCGGCACGTGCAACGTATCGATGTGCATGGGCAGTGGAGCATGCTGTCTTGGCGTATGCGAAAAACCACCTGCGCCGGTCGCGATCGGCGCCGATTGCACGACGAATCCGTGTGTGGAATCGGCGTATTGCGATGCGTCGGAGATGCCGCCCACCTGCAAAGCTCGCAAGGACAACGGCGACGCGTGCGACGCCCAGGGTCAATGCAAAGAAGGCATGCGCTGCGACGTCAGCGGCAGCCTGCCGACGTGTTATTTGCTCTCGAATCGCAATGGCGCTTGCAACCCGGCGCTCGAAGCTGGAGGGTGCATTCGATTCGATGATTATTGTCACCCCACGGATCGAAAATGCACGCCGCTGCCCGGCGATGGTCAGCCGTGCACGGAAGATGGTCAATGCATGGCCTACGCCCATTGCGATGCGGGAACATGTCGCAAGAGGCCGACCGAAGGTGGTGCGTGCAGCGATACCATCGATTGCCTCGGAACACTCGAATGCGTCGACATGGTATGCGCCGTGGATCCCTCGACGCAAGTGTGCGCGTATTAGCCTGGCGGATTGATGAAAGGGATAAATCGGGGGGTTTGGGGGGGCCGAGCCTCGCCGTGCTTTTGCGCAAGCAAAAGCACCGGGAGGCGAGCCTCGGCCCCCCCATCGTAAACTAGCCTCGCGCAGCGCGCGTCCCACGCGCGCGAAGCGAGCGTGCAAGTCCTGGCCCGGCTTCAACTAGGCATCATGAACGACCGAAGCTGCTCGGGCGAAATTGCGTAATCCTTCCGGCAATAGTCGCATGTGATTTCGAGCACTCGATTGTCTTCGAGGAGCGCTTTGATTTCCGCATGCGGCAACGTGATGAGACTCGAAAGAACTCGCACTTCACTGCATTGGCAACCATAAGCGAGCGGTGATTCCGCCAAAATGGTGTGCGGCATGCCAAAAAGCAGTTCCTCGGTGAGGTGCGAGGCCAGCGTCATTTCTTTACGCAATAGCTCGGAAAGCGGCGGAAAATCTTCGAGGCGCTGCGTCATGATCATCAGCGGGCCCCGCTCGATTTCCGGCAAAAGCTCGACCATGTACCCACCGGCCGCCACGACTTCATCATTCTCGATCAGCGTCGAGACGGCAATGGTCGACACGATTTGCTCGGAATGCTGCATGTAGGACATCAGCGCACCGGAAATGCCTCCTGCCTCCCCGTCGAAGGCGACTTCCACGATGCCTCGATGCAACGCTCCATTATGAAGCGTGCGCATCATCTCGAGCAACATGGCATGGCCGGTGTTCGTCCCCGCAGCTCCGGAAAAACCCACGATACCACGCGTGGTTCCATCCGGATGCGCATCGGCCACCATGCTGCCGCCGCCAGGATTCTTCAATATTCCTTGGACTCGAAGCGTGGGGCTCATGGCTTCGCGAATCAGAATCGCTCCCGTGATGAGCTCACCGAACCGTGCTGCCACGGCGCCCTTTGCTTGCTGCGCTTTGGACGCACCACGAACGGTTTGCGTCGTGACGGCCGCAATGACCCGGAATGCGCCGTCGTTCGTCATGGAACGAATGACGCGATCGCTGGAGCGTGCTGCATCGGAGCTCATGAGGCGACCGCCGCTTCTGCTTCGACGGCTTCCGCTACGAGATCGTCGCGCTGGAGCAGCGCTTCGAGCGTGGGCTGCCGCCCCATGAAACCGACATACAAGGCCATGGGATCGGCGCTGTCGCCTTTGGCGAGAATATGGGATCGAAATGCCTCGCCCACCTCGCGACTGAAAATGCCTTCGCGCTTGAATCGCGAAAACGCGTCCGCATCGAGCACCTCTGCCCACTTGTACGAATAATACCCGGCGGCATACCCCACGGGGCTCGAGAACAAGTGTGAAAACGACGCGAGCATCGCGTGTTCGGGCGGCAATGGAAGCGGAGAATACTGCTCGAAAATCGACCTACCATAAAGGACGGGATCGCCATCTTTTGCAGGATCCCAATCGATATGGAGCGCCAAATCTGCCTCGGCAAACCCGAGCTGCCGAATCATGGCATTGGCGGCGCGGAATGTGCGCGCAGCCCGCATCCGCTCGAAAAGCGCATCCGGGATCGGTTCGCCCGTTTGGTAGTGCCGCGCGAAAAGATCGAGTGCCTCTTTTTCCCAACACCAATTTTCCATGATCTGCGAAGGCAATTCGACGAAATCCCATGCCACGTTCGTCGCGGCCAAGGTGCGAATTTCAACGCAGCTCGATGCATGATGCATCATGTGCCCGAATTCATGAAAAACCGTCTCGACCTCGCGGTGATTGAGCAGCGCGGGTTTGTCGCCCACGGGCGGCATGAAATTACCGGCCAATACCGCGATGTGTATTCCACCGAGCGCATCGTCGTGTTTCGTTTCGCTCGAAGGAACGTGCGTGACGAGCCCCTGCATCCAGGCTCCATCACGCTTCGTTTCACGCGGCCACATGTCGGCATAGAACAGCGCGCTCGTCCGTCCGTCACCCTCGACGATACGATACGCTTTGACGCTCGGATGCCACACGGATACTCCAGCCCACGGCTCGATGCGCACTCCGTAAAGTCGAGATGCAATGGTGAATACGCCCGAAAGAACGGGGTCCGCTGGGAAATAGGGTCGCAGGGACTCGTCGTCGAAATCGTATCGGGCTCGGCGAAGTTTTTCCGCGTAATACGGAACGTCCCACGGTGCGAGCGGCGGGGCCGATGGGCCAGCGATTTCACGACTGAATGCTTCTAGCTCGGCATTCTCGCGCTTGAATTGCGGCAGTGCCCGCTCGCGTAGCGTTGCGATGAATTTTCGCGCTGCTTCTCCGGTCTTCGCCATGCGGTCTTCGAGCACCAAATCGGCAAACGATGCGAACTTCAGCAATTTTGCCTTTTCCCGGCGAAGCTCCAGAATTTTGCGCACAATCGGCCGATTGTCGCGTTCACCCTCGGTCGCACGCGACACGTTTGCCCGGTACATCTTCTCCCGCACCGCGCGATCGTCCAAATACGTCACGATCGCGTTGTAACTCGGCGCCTGAAGGGTGAACCGATACCCAGAAAGTCCCTTTTCTGCGGCACTCGCGCGCGCCGCTTCGATGGCGCCTTCGGGCAAACCCGCGAGTTTGTCGCGGTCTTCGATGACGATTTCGAACGCGTTCGTCGAATCGAGCACGTTCTGCGAATACTTCAACGTGAGCACCGCAAGC
The Polyangiaceae bacterium genome window above contains:
- a CDS encoding aminotransferase class III-fold pyridoxal phosphate-dependent enzyme, which produces MIDDISEFTARHTYGTWRAQRGWKPLHVKRAEGCYFWDAAGKRYLDFSSQLVCSNLGHQNQAVIDAICAQAKELAFIGPAHTCDVRAQAAAKLLEVMPKGLDKFFFATSGTEANEAAIKMARAVTGKYKIIARYTSYHGSTAGSIAATGDMRRWFAEPTGKIQGVIFGPEANCYRCPLGRTYPDCNVACADYLAYMIDHDENVAAIIFEPVVGTNGVLVPPPEYLPRLVEHAKKRGVLVIADEVMTGWGRTGKWFAVENWGITPDILTTAKGVTNAAVPLGVVATNRAVADHFEDNFFAHGHTYEAHPLTLAPAIAAIDEYRRLGLIERSAEMGELLGKKLRALAEKHPSIGDVRGLGLFWAVELVKDRTTKEPLATPQDKAARKPLVIDQVAAEMTKRGVTVLAWVSHLVIAPPLIVTEEQLDEGIAALDAALSIADAHVVSR
- a CDS encoding Hsp33 family molecular chaperone HslO; protein product: MSSDAARSSDRVIRSMTNDGAFRVIAAVTTQTVRGASKAQQAKGAVAARFGELITGAILIREAMSPTLRVQGILKNPGGGSMVADAHPDGTTRGIVGFSGAAGTNTGHAMLLEMMRTLHNGALHRGIVEVAFDGEAGGISGALMSYMQHSEQIVSTIAVSTLIENDEVVAAGGYMVELLPEIERGPLMIMTQRLEDFPPLSELLRKEMTLASHLTEELLFGMPHTILAESPLAYGCQCSEVRVLSSLITLPHAEIKALLEDNRVLEITCDYCRKDYAISPEQLRSFMMPS
- a CDS encoding M3 family metallopeptidase, whose product is MSDSSENPLLHLKTGMPFDRIRGEHVEPAVHALLDEAKVRLRALETSQGPRTFANTMTALEKVTEDLELALGVISHLESVATTPELRDGYNAVQAPVSEFFTSITLSEGVWRALREFAETDEARALSGTRRRFLDKTLADFRRSGAELDPEGKKRLAQINVELAVLTLKYSQNVLDSTNAFEIVIEDRDKLAGLPEGAIEAARASAAEKGLSGYRFTLQAPSYNAIVTYLDDRAVREKMYRANVSRATEGERDNRPIVRKILELRREKAKLLKFASFADLVLEDRMAKTGEAARKFIATLRERALPQFKRENAELEAFSREIAGPSAPPLAPWDVPYYAEKLRRARYDFDDESLRPYFPADPVLSGVFTIASRLYGVRIEPWAGVSVWHPSVKAYRIVEGDGRTSALFYADMWPRETKRDGAWMQGLVTHVPSSETKHDDALGGIHIAVLAGNFMPPVGDKPALLNHREVETVFHEFGHMMHHASSCVEIRTLAATNVAWDFVELPSQIMENWCWEKEALDLFARHYQTGEPIPDALFERMRAARTFRAANAMIRQLGFAEADLALHIDWDPAKDGDPVLYGRSIFEQYSPLPLPPEHAMLASFSHLFSSPVGYAAGYYSYKWAEVLDADAFSRFKREGIFSREVGEAFRSHILAKGDSADPMALYVGFMGRQPTLEALLQRDDLVAEAVEAEAAVAS